The Saccharobesus litoralis sequence CATGTTAGTGTTGTTGCAATAAGCTTGAAGGGCTTGTTTCAGTAACAACGCTGGTTTGTCAATTTCAGTCTTAACATATCTAAAAATAGTGACTTAGAGGTGTTTCACACCCTATAACCAAAACTGTATAAACAACCCGTTAATCATTCTGGAGTCAATATTCTTATAATTTATTCTCGCTTTTTCCAATTATTTAATGGCTTGGTTTGTGCAGAATTAACGCTAAGCTTATGATTTTTAAATGCTTAATAATTTACATAATAGGCCAATCGATTCTCAATTAATTCAAGTCTCGCTTTCTACAATAATATTTTGGGGTTGACTTTAATTTTAAATTAACTAAGTTGATGAAATTAAAGTTTTTTATTAAGGGATTTACGGTTCGGAATGAATTCTAGAAACTGTGAATTCCGATCAATAAGCTGTTATGCCCTGTATATCGTCCGACCATGCTCTAAAACAAATTTAAGTGGAATTTTAGGGTTGTTAATATCCTTCCCTCCATCGGCATGCCATTTATCGCTCCATTTTGAATAATAAGGCTCTAAATCGGTTGGCGTAAGTTGGTGTATTGAAAGTAATTTAATACCTGCATAAACTGCAAAAATCCAGTCGACTTGTCGATATTTTTCAATTATTACAGGATTCATGTGGTGATGTGTCGAAAAACTTTTTGTAAGGAGCGAGTTGACTGATTTCAATTCATACTCATTCCCATTTGCGTCTTTTGCGTCATTCCCCTCTCTTCCTGGTAGAACTTCTAAACCTGTAATTAATAAAACTTGCAATAATTTTCCGCCATTGTCTTGGAAAATATCATTAATACCCATGTTTTTCTGCTAGCTCCTGTAGTTTTAATACTTTGGATAAATTGTTTCAAATAATTCTAAATCTGGATGATTATTCATTCTTTAATAAGTTCGTGATATCAACAGCCAAAGCTCGTGATAAACGCTCCATATTATCTATAGATATGTTTCTTTCACCGCGCTCCACTGAACCTACATAAGTTCGATGAAGCCCAGCTAAATCAGCAAGCTCTTCTTGGGAAAGATTAACCCTGCTACGTAACTCTTTGAGGTTTCGGGCAAATATCTTTCTGGCATTTAAGGTGGAATTTTTGTCTTCATTCCGTTATAATCTCAGTCATGATGACTATCAGTCTACAGACTATAAGTAGCACCAAAGAGAGATACCTTTAATGAAACAATTACCTACCCTAAAAAAACTTACCTGCTTATACTACGGAATGGGGTAGCGCCTATTGTGGTGATTCACTAGAATTGTTAGCTCAATTTCCAGATGACAGTGTGAACTTGGTAATGACAAGTCCACCATTTGCCTTGTTGCGTAAAAAAGAATATGGCAATAAAGATCAGCACGAATATATTGAGTGGCTTTCTGAATTTGCGAAGCTGGTTTTAAGGAAACTGACTCCAGATGGCAGCTTTGTTCTCGACTTGGGTGGGGCGTACCAAAAAGGTGTACCTGCTAGAAGTCTTTACAATTTTCG is a genomic window containing:
- a CDS encoding PDDEXK family nuclease, giving the protein MGINDIFQDNGGKLLQVLLITGLEVLPGREGNDAKDANGNEYELKSVNSLLTKSFSTHHHMNPVIIEKYRQVDWIFAVYAGIKLLSIHQLTPTDLEPYYSKWSDKWHADGGKDINNPKIPLKFVLEHGRTIYRA
- a CDS encoding helix-turn-helix transcriptional regulator — translated: MFARNLKELRSRVNLSQEELADLAGLHRTYVGSVERGERNISIDNMERLSRALAVDITNLLKNE